One window from the genome of Perca flavescens isolate YP-PL-M2 chromosome 17, PFLA_1.0, whole genome shotgun sequence encodes:
- the ccar1 gene encoding cell division cycle and apoptosis regulator protein 1 isoform X2, with amino-acid sequence MAQFGGQKNPPWATQFAATAVSQPGHSGQSLDLNSLHSLGVQQQSLLGASPSVYSQQSALAAASLSNQSAANYQLSQQTAALQQQAAAAAAALQQSQLNTALQQYQQQQQQQQQQQQQQQQQQQQQQQQQQQQPPQQQLYNVPHQLPQPQQALLSQPPVALPTSLSLSNPQQTAQITVSYPTPRSSHQQQTQPQKQRVFTGVVNKLHDTFGFVDEDVFFQLSAVKGKTPQVGDRVLVEAVYNPNMPFKWNAQRIQTLPQLANQSHQQQPLPQASPQLGSLYNEPGMQLRYSDMHSTLDNRQNSQPQPPNMMKAAPTMLQSLPPPTTFSIPTQAPPPSLLQAQLSAASLAPLLQNPPQPLLPQPPPKDVFPGGLLQPPVRMMPQPQPVRRIEPPPRFPSRNDRGPELILRTKDERSVCNQFFSRDRDRERRRSRERSPTRKRSRDRSPRRDRSPRRPRRVVPRYTVQFSKFSLDGSSCDMMELRRRYQSLYIPSDFFNAVFTWVDAFPLTRPFQFSNACNFHILHKEVDPLVKNTAVLDPPDANHTYSAKVMLLANPSIEELYHKSCALAEDSQEVKDSFQHPARLIKFLVGMRGKDEAMAIGGHWSPSLDGADPEKDPSVLIKTAIRCCKALTGIDLSLCTQWYRFAEIRYHRPEETHKGRTVPAHVETVVLFLPDVWHCLPTRSEWEVLSRRLREQLAEKLSAERKEADGEQEEEEKDDDESKDVSSPTHWAKLDPKSMKVNDLRKELDCRSLSSKGLKSQLIARLTKQLKVEEQVEESKEPEKPESKAAEEEEPSRTEDDREEEERKRQEELERQRRERRYILPDEPTIIVNPNWAAKNGKFDCSVMSLSVLLDYRLEDNKEHSFEVSLFAELFNEMLQRDFGYRIYKALAVFPTKDEKKEKEKKAKKEAEKKDAEKREIKKEKEDDNEEPVVKRSKEDEEEKRKCDEKAVKKESSRDEEENEDDGSTANAEEYDPMEAEDAEDDDDDDKDDDDSNDKDRKDRKDDRKSSKERSSKDKEKKLMVSHNKELLMAFVYFDQSHCGYLLERDLEEILYTLGLHLSRAQIKKLLNKPVVRESCYYRKLTDRGKDEPIPSFNEAQIENLIGNRGLLPAPNVCAQSAATESGNLIVYNGAMVDIGSMMQKLEKSEKAREEIEQKLMVQGAKMDEDAKVKPQVEQANKALSRELEEVKSTLSQTEQILKAAEEQKTIYHDQISKTSNTLTSTVKELLAVLKKHQEVEESGDEVTGDHIQMSQTNGADK; translated from the exons ATGGCCCAATTCGGGGGACAGAAGAACCCACCATGGGCCACTCAATTTGCTGCCACAGCAGTGTCCCAACCAGGCCACTCGGGACAGTCTCTTGACCTCAATAGCCTGCACT CTCTTGGTGTCCAGCAGCAATCTCTTCTGGGAGCATCCCCTTCTGTTTACTCTCAACAGTCAGCATTGGCTGCAGCCTCTCTCAGCAACCAGTCTGCTGCAAACTATCAGCTGTCTCAGCAAACTGCTGCCTTGCAGCAGcaagctgctgcagcagctgcagctctACAGCAG TCTCAGCTCAATACAGCCCTCCAGCAGtatcagcagcagcaacaacagcagcagcaacagcagcagcagcagcagcaacaacaacaacaacaacaacaacagcagcagcagcaaccccCTCAACAGCAGCTGTACAATGTACCTCATCAG cTTCCACAGCCTCAACAGGCATTGCTTTCTCAG CCCCCCGTCGCCTTGCCTACCAGCCTAAGCTTGTCGAACCCACAGCAGACAGCCCAGATTACTGTGTCATACCCAACTCCACGTTCAAGCCATCAACAGCAGACGCAGCCACAGAAGCAGCGAGTCTTCACTGGTGTTGTCAACAAGCTACATGACACATTTGGCTTTGTAGATGAAGATGTCTTCTTTCAGCTAAG TGCTGTGAAGGGGAAGACTCCTCAGGTGGGTGACAGGGTCCTAGTGGAAGCTGTGTACAACCCAAACATGCCCTTCAAGTGGAACGCCCAACGCATCCAGACGTTACCTCAGCTAGCAAACCAGTCG CATCAGCAGCAGCCTTTACCTCAAGCTTCCCCACAGCTCGGCAGCCTTTACAATGAGCCAGGGATGCAGCTGCGCTACTCAGACATGCACTCCACTTTGGACAACAGACAAAAT AGCCAGCCTCAACCTCCTAACATGATGAAGGCAGCCCCCACCATGCTGCAGTCGCTACCTCCCCCAACCACATTCAGTATTCCAACCCAGGCtccccctccttccctcctgcAGGCACAGCTGTCTGCTGCCTCTCTGGCCCCTCTCCTCCAAAACCCTCCTCAGCCTCTGCTGCCACAGCCTCCACCCAAAG ATGTGTTCCCTGGGGGTCTGCTTCAGCCTCCAGTAAGAATGATGCCACAACCGCAGCCTGTCCGACGAATCGAGCCACCACCTCGTTTCCCCAGTCGCAATGACCGAGGCCCTGAGCTCATCCTCAGGACTAAAGACGAACGCAG TGTGTGTAATCAATTCTTTAGTCGAGACAGAGACCGAGAGCGCAGACGGTCAAGAGAACGCTCGCCCACACGCAAACGTTCCAGAGACCGCTCTCCTAGACGTGACCGATCACCTCGCCGGCCTCGCAGGGTGGTTCCTCGCTACACCGTCCAGTTTTCCAAGTTCAGCTTAGATGG TTCCAGCTGTGACATGATGGAGCTGAGAAGGCGCTATCAGAGCCTCTACATTCCTAGCGACTTCTTTAATGCTGTCTTCACCTGGGTGGATGCCTTCCCTCTGACAAGACCCTTCCAGTTTAGTAATGCCTGTAACTTCCACATCTTACACAAAGAGGTGGATCCTCTAGTCAAGAATACAGCTGTGTTGGACCCTCCTGATGCCAACCACACTTACAGTGCTAAG GTGATGCTACTGGCTAACCCCAGTATCGAGGAGCTCTATCACAAGTCCTGTGCTCTGGCAGAGGACTCCCAGGAAGTCAAAGACTCCTTCCAACATCCTGCTAGACTCATTAAG TTTTTGGTGGGAATGAGAGGTAAAGATGAGGCCATGGCCATTGGTGGTCACTGGTCTCCCTCTCTAGATGGAGCTGACCCAGAGAAGGATCCGTCAGTCCTAATAAAGACAGCCATACGCTGTTGCAAGGCGCTCACAGGCATAGATCTTAGTCTCTGCACTCAGTG GTATCGTTTTGCAGAGATTCGCTATCATCGGCCGGAGGAGACACACAAGGGGCGGACAGTCCCTGCTCATGTGGAGACAGTGGTTTTGTTTCTTCCGGATGTTTGGCATTGTCTTCCTACCCGCTCAGAGTGGGAGGTGCTGTCACGGCGACTCCGGGAGCAGCTGGCTGAGAAGCTGTCGGCCGAGCGAAAGGAGGCAGATGGAGAACAG gaggaagaggagaaggatgACGATGAATCGAAGGACGTTAGTAGTCCCACTCACTGGGCTAAACTTGACCCGAAATCAATGAAG GTAAACGATCTGCGCAAAGAGCTTGATTGTCGCTCTCTAAGCTCTAAGGGGTTAAAGTCACAGCTGATTGCCCGCCTTACCAAGCAGCTGAAGGTTGAGGAGCAGGTGGAGGAGTCCAAAGAGCCTGAGAAACCAGAAAGCAAAGCTGCTGAGGAAGAGGAGCCATCTCGCACTGAGGATGACAGAGAG gaggaggagaggaagaggcagGAGGAGCTTGAGCGCCAGCGGAGAGAAAGGCGCTACATCCTACCTGATGAGCCCACCATCATTGTAAACCCCAACTGGGCAGCCAAGAATGGCAAATTTGATTGCAGTGTCATGTCCCTGAGTGTGCTGCTGGACTATAGACTGGAGGACAACAAGGAGCACTCTTTTGAG GTTTCCCTATTTGCTGAGCTGTTTAACGAGATGCTACAGAGAGATTTTGGCTACCGCATATATAAAGCCCTGGCTGTTTTTCCTACCAAAGAcgaaaagaaggaaaaggagaagaaagCCAAAAAGGAAGCCGAAAAGAAGGACGCTGAAAAGCGTGAAataaagaaggaaaaagaagatgatAATGAAGAACCTGTAGTTAAAAGGTCtaaggaggatgaggaggagaagaggaag TGCGATGAAAAGGCTGTGAAAAAGGAGTCGTCTCGAGATGAAGAGGAGAACGAAGATGATGGCAGCACGGCCAATGCTGAAGAATATGACCCCATGGAGGCAGAAGATGCAGaggatgatgacgatgatg ACAAGGATGATGACGACTCCAATGACAAAGACAGGAAAGACCGCAAGGATGACCGCAAGTCGTCTAAAGAGAGGTCCTCTAAAGACAAG GAGAAGAAGCTGATGGTCTCACACAACAAGGAGCTACTGATGGCATTTGTCTACTTTGACCAGAGCCACTGTGGCTATTTGCTGGAGAGAGACCTGGAGGAGATCCTGTACACACTGGGACTACACCTTTCTCGTGCTCAG ATAAAGAAGCTGTTGAACAAGCCAGTGGTCAGAGAGTCTTGTTACTACCGTAAACTGACAGACAGGGGGAAGGATGAACCCATTCCTTCCTTTAATGAAGCCCAGATAGAAAACCTCATAG gTAACAGAGGACTACTTCCTGCTCCAAATGTTTGTGCACAGTCTGCAGCCACTGAGTCTGGTAATCTGATAGTGTATAACGGAGCCATGGTCGACATCGGCAGCATGATGCAGAAACTGGAGAAGAGTGAGAAAGCAAGGGAGGAGATAGAGCAGAAGCTTATGGTGCAGGGTGCCAAAATGG ATGAAGATGCAAAGGTTAAACCTCAGGTGGAGCAAGCCAACAAAGCCTTGTCCAGGGAGCTGGAGGAGGTGAAAAGCACACTGAGCCAAACTGAGCAGATTCTGAAGGCTGCGGAGGAGCAGAAGACCATCTACCACGATCAGATTAGCAAGACGTCCAACACCTTGACGTCCACTGTCAAAGAGCTGCTGGCAGTGCTAAAAAAG
- the ccar1 gene encoding cell division cycle and apoptosis regulator protein 1 isoform X4 — MAQFGGQKNPPWATQFAATAVSQPGHSGQSLDLNSLHSLGVQQQSLLGASPSVYSQQSALAAASLSNQSAANYQLSQQTAALQQQAAAAAAALQQSQLNTALQQYQQQQQQQQQQQQQQQQQQQQQQQQQQQQPPQQQLYNVPHQLPQPQQALLSQPPVALPTSLSLSNPQQTAQITVSYPTPRSSHQQQTQPQKQRVFTGVVNKLHDTFGFVDEDVFFQLSAVKGKTPQVGDRVLVEAVYNPNMPFKWNAQRIQTLPQLANQSHQQQPLPQASPQLGSLYNEPGMQLRYSDMHSTLDNRQNSQPQPPNMMKAAPTMLQSLPPPTTFSIPTQAPPPSLLQAQLSAASLAPLLQNPPQPLLPQPPPKDVFPGGLLQPPVRMMPQPQPVRRIEPPPRFPSRNDRGPELILRTKDERSRDRDRERRRSRERSPTRKRSRDRSPRRDRSPRRPRRVVPRYTVQFSKFSLDGSSCDMMELRRRYQSLYIPSDFFNAVFTWVDAFPLTRPFQFSNACNFHILHKEVDPLVKNTAVLDPPDANHTYSAKVMLLANPSIEELYHKSCALAEDSQEVKDSFQHPARLIKFLVGMRGKDEAMAIGGHWSPSLDGADPEKDPSVLIKTAIRCCKALTGIDLSLCTQWYRFAEIRYHRPEETHKGRTVPAHVETVVLFLPDVWHCLPTRSEWEVLSRRLREQLAEKLSAERKEADGEQEEEEKDDDESKDVSSPTHWAKLDPKSMKVNDLRKELDCRSLSSKGLKSQLIARLTKQLKVEEQVEESKEPEKPESKAAEEEEPSRTEDDREEEERKRQEELERQRRERRYILPDEPTIIVNPNWAAKNGKFDCSVMSLSVLLDYRLEDNKEHSFEVSLFAELFNEMLQRDFGYRIYKALAVFPTKDEKKEKEKKAKKEAEKKDAEKREIKKEKEDDNEEPVVKRSKEDEEEKRKCDEKAVKKESSRDEEENEDDGSTANAEEYDPMEAEDAEDDDDDDKDDDDSNDKDRKDRKDDRKSSKERSSKDKEKKLMVSHNKELLMAFVYFDQSHCGYLLERDLEEILYTLGLHLSRAQIKKLLNKPVVRESCYYRKLTDRGKDEPIPSFNEAQIENLIGNRGLLPAPNVCAQSAATESGNLIVYNGAMVDIGSMMQKLEKSEKAREEIEQKLMVQGAKMDEDAKVKPQVEQANKALSRELEEVKSTLSQTEQILKAAEEQKTIYHDQISKTSNTLTSTVKELLAVLKKHQEVEESGDEVTGDHIQMSQTNGADK, encoded by the exons ATGGCCCAATTCGGGGGACAGAAGAACCCACCATGGGCCACTCAATTTGCTGCCACAGCAGTGTCCCAACCAGGCCACTCGGGACAGTCTCTTGACCTCAATAGCCTGCACT CTCTTGGTGTCCAGCAGCAATCTCTTCTGGGAGCATCCCCTTCTGTTTACTCTCAACAGTCAGCATTGGCTGCAGCCTCTCTCAGCAACCAGTCTGCTGCAAACTATCAGCTGTCTCAGCAAACTGCTGCCTTGCAGCAGcaagctgctgcagcagctgcagctctACAGCAG TCTCAGCTCAATACAGCCCTCCAGCAGtatcagcagcagcaacaacagcagcagcaacagcagcagcagcagcagcaacaacaacaacaacaacaacaacagcagcagcagcaaccccCTCAACAGCAGCTGTACAATGTACCTCATCAG cTTCCACAGCCTCAACAGGCATTGCTTTCTCAG CCCCCCGTCGCCTTGCCTACCAGCCTAAGCTTGTCGAACCCACAGCAGACAGCCCAGATTACTGTGTCATACCCAACTCCACGTTCAAGCCATCAACAGCAGACGCAGCCACAGAAGCAGCGAGTCTTCACTGGTGTTGTCAACAAGCTACATGACACATTTGGCTTTGTAGATGAAGATGTCTTCTTTCAGCTAAG TGCTGTGAAGGGGAAGACTCCTCAGGTGGGTGACAGGGTCCTAGTGGAAGCTGTGTACAACCCAAACATGCCCTTCAAGTGGAACGCCCAACGCATCCAGACGTTACCTCAGCTAGCAAACCAGTCG CATCAGCAGCAGCCTTTACCTCAAGCTTCCCCACAGCTCGGCAGCCTTTACAATGAGCCAGGGATGCAGCTGCGCTACTCAGACATGCACTCCACTTTGGACAACAGACAAAAT AGCCAGCCTCAACCTCCTAACATGATGAAGGCAGCCCCCACCATGCTGCAGTCGCTACCTCCCCCAACCACATTCAGTATTCCAACCCAGGCtccccctccttccctcctgcAGGCACAGCTGTCTGCTGCCTCTCTGGCCCCTCTCCTCCAAAACCCTCCTCAGCCTCTGCTGCCACAGCCTCCACCCAAAG ATGTGTTCCCTGGGGGTCTGCTTCAGCCTCCAGTAAGAATGATGCCACAACCGCAGCCTGTCCGACGAATCGAGCCACCACCTCGTTTCCCCAGTCGCAATGACCGAGGCCCTGAGCTCATCCTCAGGACTAAAGACGAACGCAG TCGAGACAGAGACCGAGAGCGCAGACGGTCAAGAGAACGCTCGCCCACACGCAAACGTTCCAGAGACCGCTCTCCTAGACGTGACCGATCACCTCGCCGGCCTCGCAGGGTGGTTCCTCGCTACACCGTCCAGTTTTCCAAGTTCAGCTTAGATGG TTCCAGCTGTGACATGATGGAGCTGAGAAGGCGCTATCAGAGCCTCTACATTCCTAGCGACTTCTTTAATGCTGTCTTCACCTGGGTGGATGCCTTCCCTCTGACAAGACCCTTCCAGTTTAGTAATGCCTGTAACTTCCACATCTTACACAAAGAGGTGGATCCTCTAGTCAAGAATACAGCTGTGTTGGACCCTCCTGATGCCAACCACACTTACAGTGCTAAG GTGATGCTACTGGCTAACCCCAGTATCGAGGAGCTCTATCACAAGTCCTGTGCTCTGGCAGAGGACTCCCAGGAAGTCAAAGACTCCTTCCAACATCCTGCTAGACTCATTAAG TTTTTGGTGGGAATGAGAGGTAAAGATGAGGCCATGGCCATTGGTGGTCACTGGTCTCCCTCTCTAGATGGAGCTGACCCAGAGAAGGATCCGTCAGTCCTAATAAAGACAGCCATACGCTGTTGCAAGGCGCTCACAGGCATAGATCTTAGTCTCTGCACTCAGTG GTATCGTTTTGCAGAGATTCGCTATCATCGGCCGGAGGAGACACACAAGGGGCGGACAGTCCCTGCTCATGTGGAGACAGTGGTTTTGTTTCTTCCGGATGTTTGGCATTGTCTTCCTACCCGCTCAGAGTGGGAGGTGCTGTCACGGCGACTCCGGGAGCAGCTGGCTGAGAAGCTGTCGGCCGAGCGAAAGGAGGCAGATGGAGAACAG gaggaagaggagaaggatgACGATGAATCGAAGGACGTTAGTAGTCCCACTCACTGGGCTAAACTTGACCCGAAATCAATGAAG GTAAACGATCTGCGCAAAGAGCTTGATTGTCGCTCTCTAAGCTCTAAGGGGTTAAAGTCACAGCTGATTGCCCGCCTTACCAAGCAGCTGAAGGTTGAGGAGCAGGTGGAGGAGTCCAAAGAGCCTGAGAAACCAGAAAGCAAAGCTGCTGAGGAAGAGGAGCCATCTCGCACTGAGGATGACAGAGAG gaggaggagaggaagaggcagGAGGAGCTTGAGCGCCAGCGGAGAGAAAGGCGCTACATCCTACCTGATGAGCCCACCATCATTGTAAACCCCAACTGGGCAGCCAAGAATGGCAAATTTGATTGCAGTGTCATGTCCCTGAGTGTGCTGCTGGACTATAGACTGGAGGACAACAAGGAGCACTCTTTTGAG GTTTCCCTATTTGCTGAGCTGTTTAACGAGATGCTACAGAGAGATTTTGGCTACCGCATATATAAAGCCCTGGCTGTTTTTCCTACCAAAGAcgaaaagaaggaaaaggagaagaaagCCAAAAAGGAAGCCGAAAAGAAGGACGCTGAAAAGCGTGAAataaagaaggaaaaagaagatgatAATGAAGAACCTGTAGTTAAAAGGTCtaaggaggatgaggaggagaagaggaag TGCGATGAAAAGGCTGTGAAAAAGGAGTCGTCTCGAGATGAAGAGGAGAACGAAGATGATGGCAGCACGGCCAATGCTGAAGAATATGACCCCATGGAGGCAGAAGATGCAGaggatgatgacgatgatg ACAAGGATGATGACGACTCCAATGACAAAGACAGGAAAGACCGCAAGGATGACCGCAAGTCGTCTAAAGAGAGGTCCTCTAAAGACAAG GAGAAGAAGCTGATGGTCTCACACAACAAGGAGCTACTGATGGCATTTGTCTACTTTGACCAGAGCCACTGTGGCTATTTGCTGGAGAGAGACCTGGAGGAGATCCTGTACACACTGGGACTACACCTTTCTCGTGCTCAG ATAAAGAAGCTGTTGAACAAGCCAGTGGTCAGAGAGTCTTGTTACTACCGTAAACTGACAGACAGGGGGAAGGATGAACCCATTCCTTCCTTTAATGAAGCCCAGATAGAAAACCTCATAG gTAACAGAGGACTACTTCCTGCTCCAAATGTTTGTGCACAGTCTGCAGCCACTGAGTCTGGTAATCTGATAGTGTATAACGGAGCCATGGTCGACATCGGCAGCATGATGCAGAAACTGGAGAAGAGTGAGAAAGCAAGGGAGGAGATAGAGCAGAAGCTTATGGTGCAGGGTGCCAAAATGG ATGAAGATGCAAAGGTTAAACCTCAGGTGGAGCAAGCCAACAAAGCCTTGTCCAGGGAGCTGGAGGAGGTGAAAAGCACACTGAGCCAAACTGAGCAGATTCTGAAGGCTGCGGAGGAGCAGAAGACCATCTACCACGATCAGATTAGCAAGACGTCCAACACCTTGACGTCCACTGTCAAAGAGCTGCTGGCAGTGCTAAAAAAG